Within the Thermoanaerobaculia bacterium genome, the region CCTCCTCCCGGTGAGCGCGATCGAGACCGTCGTCGTCGGCGGCGGGCTCTCGGGACTCGTCTGCGCGCATGGCCTCGTGCGGCGCGGATCGGACGTCGTCGTGCTCGAGCGTGCCGCCGAGCCGGGCGG harbors:
- a CDS encoding FAD-dependent oxidoreductase, whose product is MSAIETVVVGGGLSGLVCAHGLVRRGSDVVVLERAAEPGG